The Glycine soja cultivar W05 chromosome 6, ASM419377v2, whole genome shotgun sequence genome has a window encoding:
- the LOC114416910 gene encoding uncharacterized protein LOC114416910, with translation MGISIRNSLVYVLLLFAFCEMKIIAGKDTLTCPFRRSPCFGKKVQCPSQCPLQSPSDPKAKVCNLDCDSPTCETKCKTRKPNCNGRGSACLDPRFVGADGIVFYFHGRRNENFALVSDANLQINARFIGLRPATRTRDYTWIQALGILYGSHQFTIEATPSPTWDDEIDHLKFSHNGNELVIPDSFLSTWQCPENKLRIERTSSKNSVSITLQEVADISINVVPVTKEDSRIHNYQIPDDDSFAHLEVQFKFHGLSNKVEGVLGKTYQPDFQNPAKLGVAMPVVGGEDRYRTTSLVSADCGVCLFDAREGSEKKMNSESEYGVLDCTGAANSGNGIVCRR, from the exons ATGGGGATCTCAATTAGGAATAGCTTAGTGTATGTCCTGCTGTTGTTTGCATTCTGTGAAATGAAAATCATTGCAGGAAAAGACACTCTAACCTGCCCTTTTCGGAGAAGTCCATGCTTTGGGAAGAAAGTACAATGCCCTTCTCAGTGCCCTCTTCAATCACCATCCGACCCAAAAGCCAAAGTCTGCAATCTTGACTGTGATTCTCCCACATGTGAAACTAAATGCAAAA CTCGCAAACCAAATTGCAATGGCCGTGGCTCTGCATGCCTGGACCCCCGTTTCGTCGGAGCAGACGGAATTGTCTTCTACTTTCACGGAAGAAGAAACGAGAATTTCGCATTAGTATCAGACGCAAACCTCCAAATCAACGCGCGTTTCATCGGCCTAAGGCCAGCAACAAGAACAAGAGACTATACTTGGATTCAAGCACTGGGAATCCTCTATGGTTCTCACCAGTTCACCATTGAGGCCACCCCATCACCAACATGGGATGATGAAATTGACCACTTGAAGTTCTCACACAATGGAAATGAACTTGTTATCCCTGATAGTTTCCTCTCTACATGGCAGTGCCCAGAAAACAAACTTAGAATAGAGAGAACATCAAGCAAGAACAGTGTTAGCATAACTCTCCAAGAAGTTGCTGATATATCTATCAATGTTGTGCCTGTGACTAAGGAAGATAGTAGAATCCATAATTACCAAATTCCTGATGATGATAGCTTTGCTCACTTGGAGGTGCAGTTCAAATTCCATGGTTTGTCTAACAAAGTTGAAGGGGTTCTTGGAAAGACTTATCAGCCAGATTTTCAGAACCCTGCAAAGTTGGGAGTGGCAATGCCTGTGGTTGGAGGGGAAGACAGGTACAGAACCACATCACTTGTTTCTGCTGATTGTGGGGTGTGTTTGTTTGATGCAAGAGAAGGTTcagagaagaagatgaactCTGAGAGTGAATATGGTGTGCTGGATTGCACTGGTGCTGCCAACAGTGGAAATGGTATTGTTTGCAGAagatga